CGGCCAGCGTCGAGACCGCCAAGGAAGTGAAGATCTTCGGCCTCAACGACTTCCTGATCGACCGATACCGCCGCCTCGCCGCATCTTTCTATGACGCGAACCGCCGGCTGGCGCTGCGCCGCGCCGGCTGGGGCGGGCTGTTCACCACCATCGGCACGATCGGCTACTACTTCGCCTACGCCTACATCGCCTGGCGCACGCTGACCGGCGAATTCTCCGTGGGCGACCTCACCTTCCTCGCGGGCTCCTTCCGCCGCCTGCGCACCCTGCTCGAATCGCTGCTGAGCGGCTTTTCATCCGTCGCGGGCCAGGCACTCTATCTCGACGATCTCGTCTCCTTCTTCGCGGTCCGGCCGGAAATCCATTCGCCGGCCGATCCCCTGCCCTTTCCCAGGCCGATTCGCGACGGCTTCGTGTTCGAGGATGTCGGCTTCATCTATCCCGGCGCCGAGCGGTGGGCGGTGCGCCATCTTTCCTTCACCCTGAAGGCCGGCGAGGTGGTGGCGCTGGTCGGCGAGAACGGCGCGGGCAAGACCACGCTGGTGAAGCTGCTGACGCGGCTGTACGACCCCGACGAGGGCCGCATCCTGCTCGACGGCCGCGACCTGCGCGACTACGGGCTCGACGAATTGCGCGGCAGCATGGGCGTCATCTTCCAGGACTTCGTCCGCTACAACCTGCCGGCCGGCGACAATATCGCGGTCGGCCGGATCGCGGCGCGCGCCGACCATGAACGCATCGCGCGGGCCGCCAACCGCAGCCAGGCCGACGAGGTGATCGCGCGCCTGGCCGGCGGCTACGACCAGATGATCGGCAAGCGCTTCAAGAACGGCGTCGAACTGTCCGGCGGCGAATGGCAGAAGATCGCCATCGCCCGCGCCTACATGCGCGAGGCCGAGGTGCTGATCCTCGACGAGCCGACCGCCGCTCTCGACGCCCGCGCCGAATACGAGGTGTTCCGGCGCTTCAAGGAGCTGAGCGCCGGCAAGACGGCGGTGCTGATCTCCCACCGCTTCTCCAGCGTCCGCATGGCCGACCGCATCCTCGTGCTGGCCGACGGCAAGGTCGAGGCGCAGGGCACGCACGAGGAACTGGTGGCACAGCAGGGTCGCTACGCCGAACTCTTCGAGCTGCAGGCGGCGGGATACCGCTAGCGCCATGAAGATCGCCACCTTCAACGTCAACAACGTGAACCGACGGCTGCCCAACCTGCTCGCCTGGCTGAAGCGCGCAAAACCGGACATCGTGTGTCTTCAGGAGTTGAAGGCAGCCGACGAGGCGTTCCCAGAGGCCGCGCTGCGGCGCGCCGGCTATCCGGCGGTCTGGCACGGACAGAAAACGTGGAACGGCGTCGCCATTCTCGGCCGCAAATCGGCGCCCGTCCTCATCCGCAAGAGGCTACCCGGCGACCGCACGGATACGCAGAGTCGCTACATCGAAGCCGCGGTGAAGGGGTTGGTGATCGGCTGCCTCTATGCGCCCAACGGCAACCCGCAGCCGGGCCCGAAACTCACCTACAAGCTCGACTGGATGCGCCGCCTGCAGACCCACGCGAAATCACTGCTGAAGAGCGGCGCGCCGGTCGTGCTGGCAGGCGACTACAATGTCGTGCCGACCGACTTCGACATCTATTCGCTGCGCTCGTGGAAGAACGATGCGCTGGTCCAGCCGGCGCCGCGCGCGGCGTTCAGGAAGCTGCTGGCGCAGGGTTGGACCGACAGCCTGCGCACGCTCCATCCCGACGCGCCGATGTACACTTTCTGGGATTACATGCGGCAGCGCTGGGAGCGCGATGCGGGCCTGCGCCTCGACCATCTGCTGCTGAGCCCCGATCTCGTCCCGCGCCTGAAGCGCGGCGGCGTCGATCGCGAAGAACGCGGGCGCGAAGGCCCGAGCGACCATGCGCCCGCGTGGATCGAACTGAAGAAGTAAGAGCCCCTCTCCATTCAAAATGGGAGGAGCTGCGTTTCACGTGATCGCTCTGCCAACGGCGCTCCCGGACATTGCCAAAGGCAATGTCCTGCCGCTTGGCGGGCTGAGCTTCGCTCAGCCTCACATGGAGGGCGGAAGCTCGTTCAGCGCCTGCTTGGCGATCGGCATCATCGTCTCGCAGAAGTTCTTCTTGTTCTTCTCGGCTTCCTTTTCCATCGTGTCGTAGGTCTTGTCGAGCTTGCGGTCGGCGATGTTGAGCTGCTTCTCCGCCCACTCGATCCAGAATTCGAGACGCTTTTCCTGCTCCTTGGTCATGTCGAGGTCGCACGTGTCGACCGCGACGGAAACCGCATAGAGGCCGATCACCATCTTCTCGGCATCGTCCTTCGTGAGCGTCTGGGCGGAAGCGGCGCCAAGCGGCAGCGCGAGCAGGATGAGCAGACTGGAGAAGAGGCGAAACATGAAAAACTCCCGGGGCTGAGGCCGGGACCCTACTTCAATGTCCCGTCGAGCGTAATCTCCTGATTCAGCATACATGACAGGACTTTGGGTGTTTGCAGTTGAAATGCCAAAGCCTTGCAAACGCACCGCGGATATCGCGGTGCTCGTCGCTGTCTGCCCCGGCTGATAGTCTCTTCCTCGCAATCGGGAGAATTGGATGCGTATCGTTTTCGTGGCGCTGATGTCGGCACTCCTGTGGTTCGGATTTGCCGCGGGTGCCTCGGCACAGACCGGTCTGGAGCGCTTCGAGAAGGAACTGAAGCCCCAGTTCGAGCTGAAGAAGTTCAGCTATGCGAGCGGCCAGCCACTCGGCGCGTCGGGATTCGTCCTGAACGATGTCGTCGCGGTGGTGCCCGCCAACCCCGCCACCGGCGACAAGGAGAGCACGGTCAGGATCGACAAGGTGACGGTCGAAGATCTGGATTTCGAGCGTCTCAGGAAGGATGCCAAGGACGATCTTTCGCCGCGTTTCGCCAAGCTCAGGATGGAAGGCGTCACGGGCGACGACGAGATGTTCACGGCGCTGGAACCCTACGGTGTGCCCAACGTCCCCTTCGACATGGCGCTCGACTACCGGATCGATCCGGCTGCGAAGGTGCTGACGCTCAACATGCTGGAGGTCAGCCTTCGCGGCCAGGCACGCCTGGCCCTGTCGATGATCCTCGACGGGGTGAGCGACAAGACAGACATCGACAGCGCCAAGGACGACGCCCGGCTGCGCAGCGCCTCCCTCACCATCGACGACAAGCAGCTGTTCGCCAAGCTGGTCCCCGCGGCGGCCAAGGAAGAGGGAATCACGGCCGATGAACTCATCACGACCGCGCTCGATGCCCTTGGCGCCTTCGCCCAGGCGCAGAGCGGCGAGACGCTTAAGGCTCTCGACGCGGTCGTCTCGTTCATCGCCGACTGGAAGGCGCCGAAGGGTGCCCTGGTGCTGGGCCTGAAGCCCGCGAAGACCGCGGGTCTCGACGACATCGACAAGATCATGGAGCCCAACGCGCTCTCGACCATCTTCGGCTTCACCGCCACCTATCCCGGAACGAGGGCCGGAGCGGCCCAGGCCGGGTCGAAGAAGTAGAAAGTAAAAAGCAAGAAAGAGGAGGAAGAGATGAAGCGCCGTTCCCTGCTGGCCAGTGCCGCACTTCTGCCGCTCGGCCTTCCCGTCCAGGCCCAGGACGCTTATCCGTCGCGGCCGATCACGATGATCGTGCCCTTCCCGCCCGGTGGCGTTGCCGACATCACCGGCCGGCCGCTGGCCCACGTGATGAGCCGGATCCTGAAGCAGTCGGTGGTCGTGCAGAACAAGGGGGGTGCCGGCGGCTCGGTGGGTACGGCCCAGGCAGCGCGCGCGGCGCCGGACGGATACACGCTGCTGATGGCGCTCTCGTCGATCTCGGTGCTGCCGGTGGCGGATGTCCTCCAGGGGCGAACGCCGGCCTACGAACTGGATCAGTTCGCTCCCATCGCCCTGATCAGCGCCGATCCGACGATCCTCGTGGTGCGCGAGGACGGTCCCTTCAAGTCCCTGAAGGACCTCGTCGAGGCCGCGAAGGCCAAGCCGGGCACGATCAACTACGGTTCATCCGGCGTCTACGGCACGTTGCATGTGGCGATGGAGATCTTCGCCACCGCAGCCGGGATCAAGCTGTTCCATATCCCCTACCAGGGCGGCGGCCCGGCCGTGGCGGCCCTGCTGGGCGGCCAGATCGATGCGCTGGCGTCCGGCCCGTCGGCGGCAATGGCACAGATCAAGGCCGGCAAGATGCGCGCGTTGGCCGTATGGGGGGACAAGCGCCTCGCGTCGTTGCCCAACGTCCCCAGCATGAAGGAGTTGGGCTACGACGCCACCTTCTACATCTGGTCGGGCTTGTTCGCCCCCGTGGCTACGCCGGCCACCATACAGGCCGCGCTGCGCGATGCGGTTCGGCGCACCGTCGAGGATCCGGAGTTCAAGGAGGCGATGGCCAAGGTGGAAACTCCGATCGCCTATCTGGATGCGCCCCAATTCAAGGTGTTCCTCGAAAAGGACGCAGCGCGCCTCAAGATCGCCGTGGAACGGATCGGCAAGGTGCCGGAGAAATAGGCTGCCAGCGGTCATCGGGGTTGCTGCGGAATCCGCTTTCAAATGAGTCCCCGGAAACAGCGCAGCGTGCAACCCCGGTCCCAAGCGGGGCGTTTTCTCCCCAGCGATCGCCAACCCCGGCGGTGGCGGCGAACATGCAGAAGCACCCCTGAAGAGCGACCGACTGAATGCCTGCGCCATAGGGCGGGCCTTGCTCATTGGGTGTTTTGAAAGCGATTGGAAACAGATGATGACCTCACACGCAGCAGACCCGCCCCGTGAAGTGCCTGCGGTCCCGCCCATTCCTGGAAAAGTCGATCCCGTACCGCCGGAAATGCCGGGACGTCCCGGCGTACCGATCCCGGAGGACCACCCGACGCCAGTCCCCCATCCGGCAGGCCCGCCGAGCCCGATCGCCTGAGATCCCTGCTTAGTCACCGCACCGGCGAGGACGCGCTGGGCCTGCGGCCAATTCCTGCTTGTGAAACCGCTGCTTCTCGCGACCGGTTGCAGCGGATCACAGGCGAACCTGTAACGAAGCGCGGGTGCTCACTGACCGTTTGGTAACCCGATCACCGTCCAATCGCTTGTCAGAAGCGAGAGCCGCAATGACGATGGCTTCCGCACGCTTCAACCTTGGGGAATTCTCGTCATGAACTTCGACGCTCTGGCCTCGGCGTGGGCTCCGCGCCTGCTCAGCATCCTGCGAATCATGACAGGACTGCTCTTTCTCCAGCACGGCACGGCAAAGCTGCTGAAAATCCCCGTCATCCCGATGTTCGCCAATCTCAGCCTCACATCGCTGCCGGGTATCGCCGGTATCCTGGAGCTGGTGGGCGGCGTGCTGATCATTCTCGGCCTGTTCACCCGCAGCGTCGCTTTCGTGCTGTCCGGGCTGATGGCGGTGGCCTACTTCATGGCCCACGCGCCGCGGGGCTTCTATCCCATCCTCAATGCCGGCGAACTGGCGATCCTCTTCTGCTTCGTCTTCCTTTACCTTGCCGCCGCGGGTCCAGGTCCCTGGAGCATCGACGCCGCGCGGCGGAAGTAGCGCTTAACGCGCCTTCGCCAAGACGCTATGGAACGACGGACGGCTGCCTTGTGCAGCCGTTTCGCCGTGCGCGAGATCCAAAAGAAATGAGCAGGAGGAGCGTTCATGTCCCGGATGTCGATGAACCGTCGCCGCTTTGCCGTTCTGGCCGGCACGACCGCGCTCGCCGCGCCGATGATCGGCTCGGGGGCCGCGCGCGGCCAGGCCCGCTGGAAGCCCGAGAAACCGATCACGATCTACAATCCCTTCGCCGCAGGCGGCGTCACCGACGTCCACATGCGCCTGCTCGCCGAGGCGGTGGGCAAGATCCTGGGCCAGCAGATCATCATCGACATCAAGCCCGGCGCTGCCGGCACGCTGGCGCCGGCGATGCTGCTCAACGCCAAGCCCGACGGCTACACGCTGGCGGTGATGAGCATCAATACGCTGCGCTATCCTCACTACCAGCAGACCAGCTGGAACCCGCTGACCGACTTCACCTACATCACCGGCCTGTCGGGCTACACGATGGGCATCGTCGTGCGCTCCGATTCTCCCTGGAAGACGTTCCAGGACATGATTGCCGCCGGCAAGAAGGACCCCGACAAGTACAATTACGGCACCTCGGGCGTGGGCGGCACGGGCCAGCTCATGATGATCGAGGTCGAGCAGGCCACCGGCGCGAAGTTCACCCACGTTCCCTATAAGGGCGGCGCGGAGTGGATGCAGGCGCTGATGAGCGGCGAGATCCAGTTTATCGCCGACGCCGCGCAGTGGGCGCCGTTCGTCGACGACGGCAAGTGCCGGATCCTGGCCTTCGCCACCGAGAAGCGCATCCCGCGCTACCCGGACGTACCGACCATGGTGGAACTCGGCGTCAACGTCGTGGGCCAGAGCCCCTATGGCCTGCTCGGTCCCAAGGGCATGCCGCCCGAGATCGTCAACACGCTCCACGAGGCTTTCAAGCAGGCCTCCGCCGAGCCGAAGGTGATCGAGTATCTCGCGAAGTTCATCCAGGTTCCGTGGGACAAGCCCCC
This DNA window, taken from Reyranella humidisoli, encodes the following:
- a CDS encoding DoxX family protein encodes the protein MNFDALASAWAPRLLSILRIMTGLLFLQHGTAKLLKIPVIPMFANLSLTSLPGIAGILELVGGVLIILGLFTRSVAFVLSGLMAVAYFMAHAPRGFYPILNAGELAILFCFVFLYLAAAGPGPWSIDAARRK
- the xth gene encoding exodeoxyribonuclease III, yielding MKIATFNVNNVNRRLPNLLAWLKRAKPDIVCLQELKAADEAFPEAALRRAGYPAVWHGQKTWNGVAILGRKSAPVLIRKRLPGDRTDTQSRYIEAAVKGLVIGCLYAPNGNPQPGPKLTYKLDWMRRLQTHAKSLLKSGAPVVLAGDYNVVPTDFDIYSLRSWKNDALVQPAPRAAFRKLLAQGWTDSLRTLHPDAPMYTFWDYMRQRWERDAGLRLDHLLLSPDLVPRLKRGGVDREERGREGPSDHAPAWIELKK
- a CDS encoding Bug family tripartite tricarboxylate transporter substrate binding protein; translated protein: MSRMSMNRRRFAVLAGTTALAAPMIGSGAARGQARWKPEKPITIYNPFAAGGVTDVHMRLLAEAVGKILGQQIIIDIKPGAAGTLAPAMLLNAKPDGYTLAVMSINTLRYPHYQQTSWNPLTDFTYITGLSGYTMGIVVRSDSPWKTFQDMIAAGKKDPDKYNYGTSGVGGTGQLMMIEVEQATGAKFTHVPYKGGAEWMQALMSGEIQFIADAAQWAPFVDDGKCRILAFATEKRIPRYPDVPTMVELGVNVVGQSPYGLLGPKGMPPEIVNTLHEAFKQASAEPKVIEYLAKFIQVPWDKPPADFRAFAEKYYAEVKPLLIKAGLAKP
- a CDS encoding ABC transporter ATP-binding protein — translated: MPAPSTTNASSFRERVGALRNLWPFLAMVWATSPSLTSATILLRLVRALLPVATLYIGKLIIDDVVMLVQLPDKPATLQQWLDSGHLNKLGLLLAAEFTVAVLADILGRIVTFLDGLLAERVSTSSSVRLMEHAATLDLEDFEDAEFQDQLERARRQTSGRMTLMSQLFSQAQDLVTVASLAAGLIVFAPWLIVLLLVALVPAFLGEAHFNAKSYSLDFGRTPERRELDYVRQTAASVETAKEVKIFGLNDFLIDRYRRLAASFYDANRRLALRRAGWGGLFTTIGTIGYYFAYAYIAWRTLTGEFSVGDLTFLAGSFRRLRTLLESLLSGFSSVAGQALYLDDLVSFFAVRPEIHSPADPLPFPRPIRDGFVFEDVGFIYPGAERWAVRHLSFTLKAGEVVALVGENGAGKTTLVKLLTRLYDPDEGRILLDGRDLRDYGLDELRGSMGVIFQDFVRYNLPAGDNIAVGRIAARADHERIARAANRSQADEVIARLAGGYDQMIGKRFKNGVELSGGEWQKIAIARAYMREAEVLILDEPTAALDARAEYEVFRRFKELSAGKTAVLISHRFSSVRMADRILVLADGKVEAQGTHEELVAQQGRYAELFELQAAGYR
- a CDS encoding Bug family tripartite tricarboxylate transporter substrate binding protein: MKRRSLLASAALLPLGLPVQAQDAYPSRPITMIVPFPPGGVADITGRPLAHVMSRILKQSVVVQNKGGAGGSVGTAQAARAAPDGYTLLMALSSISVLPVADVLQGRTPAYELDQFAPIALISADPTILVVREDGPFKSLKDLVEAAKAKPGTINYGSSGVYGTLHVAMEIFATAAGIKLFHIPYQGGGPAVAALLGGQIDALASGPSAAMAQIKAGKMRALAVWGDKRLASLPNVPSMKELGYDATFYIWSGLFAPVATPATIQAALRDAVRRTVEDPEFKEAMAKVETPIAYLDAPQFKVFLEKDAARLKIAVERIGKVPEK